The Rosa rugosa chromosome 1, drRosRugo1.1, whole genome shotgun sequence genomic sequence GGCGCCTTTTCTCCTGTTGATGGACGCGGGCCCTTTTTGAAAATCGATTCTAAAGTTTCTCTTTTTAATTGAAGTTTAGTATTTTCAATCAATAACAAACTATCTATTATTCttctaaatttttatttttatttttatttttctttaacttAACTAATTTTAAGATAAAATCTTTAGAATTGACATTTCAATGGTTTCTAATGAATTTTTTCTCCTCCGTCGTTTTTGGGTGCACAAGTTTCACTAAAATTATCTACGATTTGACATAGTGAAAACTATAGGATAGTTAAGAAAGCCTAGTCTGCTAGGATTGAGAGCTCAGCATGAATTTGTGATACGTAGCAATTTACATGCGTTTCTAGTTCCAATTACCTTGAAAGTAGCGAATACTCGAGCATTATTTCAtagtattactttgttttcttcatttgtaggaaattatggtaaaaaaagaaaaaggaattgaTAGAAAGAGCGATTTCGAGATCAATTTTCGACTAAATGACAAAAAGTCAACTAGCTGACCATTGGGTCGACCGAGCCAATTCGGCTCAAGACCAAAGAAGCCCAGAAGTGTAGACCCAAGCCCATTtttgtattcaaatttcaaattcaaaattgatgtaATTAATGACAATAATAATTAGTAGACCACACACATCATGGTcagatatttatttgtgttcacactagACACACACTACACTTACCCATTtacccttttttatttatttattttctatcTAGTATTCtagtcttttcattttaccTATTTCTCATTGTATTTGAGCCCTTGGATCTAGAGTACAAGTTCAATCTTAACTCTTGAACCTAAGTGGGTATTTAAGCAACTTTGCACACTCATTTCACAACTTTAAGACCCATTTTTCAACATCCCAggccttttggccgaatttgaCCCTTCTTacctcttcttcatcccacaTTCTTCAAATGTAAACTTGTAACTAATTGCTCATATGTGCGATGCCAGCTTTCCTCCTCGAGTCCTAGCCTTAATGGTACGTTGTTCTTAGGCATGCACACTACTGGCATCTTGGTTGTTGTCCTCGTCCCTCTGCTCTTGCGTTCATGAGGGAAGGTGCATGGGTTTTGCATACTTCATCCTCGAGGGTTCTAATTCTTAGTATTTATCTCAGTCAGGTTACTCTCTATAATTAGTTCTGGTTGGTCGTGAATCATGATCGGATTGAACTTTGCTCTTTTTACGGCAGAAAAAGTCACATGCTACTCTGCAAAAACAGTTTTagccaaaattaattgttgcaATATGTGATTCTTACACAATCAATTAAGAACTCAAGATAAACTCCGTCGATAAGTTAGCAACAATGCCTCACTCTCTCCCGCCAACATGGTTCTATAAGCAATCTATTGCATAGAAATCAACTATAAGTGCAGAGATGAATCAGATCTTGGATTGAAGATCTCCAACCACCAGACGTGCTTGGCAACACCGCCGCTCCATTGGGTTTGCCGAGTTTTGATCAGCAAATCGCTGACCCTCGGGATTAAACTgaaaattgttgatttgttaaTGGGTTCTTGTAAAAAAAATCTAGGATTAATGCAAAAGACGCAaggttggaacttggaagagaTGAAATTTTTTGTTTCTAGTAAGAAGAGATGACTAGAAACTAGGCATAAATAAAATATGTCATTTGACGGAATTACCGTCATAAAATATATGATATTGCTCAAATATCTTCTATCTTAATGGAAAACTTAACGGCGGGCATCAAAATGTATGACGGAATAGAAgttgaggtaccaaagtgatagttttgaaacTTGAGGTATCAATGTGTCGAATGGTCTATAATTGGGGTACTATTTGTGACATTTTTCCAACATCTAATTCATTACGTATGTTGTTGCCTATTTTCTTTAGAATTATGGATGTTCATCTATCAGTGTCGTTAATTGTTTTTGATTGCATCTTCATTCAcgaagaggagaagaaaactCTAGAGCAAGATAGTATATTCCAACAAtgattctttattttttatataaatatCTCTTTTGATAATTTTAACATATCAATAAAATCTGATATTGGGTTTATGAAAAAAGGACAATTCAATAgatgtgtatttagtatttagaggtgtgtgaataaaatttctttttATAAAATCTTACCAAACAAATAATCAATCCATAAGGGTAATAAAAGTGATTTTATGCCCCCAAACCTCAAAACTCGAAACGTCTTTAACTATGTTGTTAACCTAGCTAGATGAGAAGGTGGTGGCCGTGCCACTAGGAAAATGAAGCCTCAAAACATTATCGATGCTAAAATATTTagggaccaaaaaaaaaaaccagcaaAGAAACTCTCGGTTATATATACTCTGTCTCCCCAATTTCCTTTTAGAAAACCTCATTCTCTAAAAGTTGATCTGATCCACTCATCAAAAAATGGACCACGTACGTGGCATGGTTACTCTGTTTCCCAATTTTCTTTTAGAAAACTTCCTTCTCCAAAAGTCGATCTAATCATCTTAAATCTGCAACTCATGTTCAAATAAGAAGAATATAAtatcaccattttttttttcttgagaaacaAGAATGTGTAGGTTAAAGGACACTAGCCGTTAAAGGTGGCGATGCAGACCACACAGTTGATGAAATTAATTGCGTAAAGAAGTCAACTAACGTGGTAATTCAAATGTATATAAGTcaactgtgtgtgtgtgtgtaaatatGGTGCTCCCGGGTGCATGAGAGTCTAGTCTTGTTCAATCAACTATCAAACTCCAGAGGCTAACATTCTTTTCTAATCCTTTCTATACATTTTCCCAGATGAATATTTGTTCTACTCTGTCCGAGCTGAAGAAATTCCTGAAGACGGTGAATGAGGAAACTCTTCCGAGGGTCAATGGTCAGATTCTCCCAAAGATTGAAGAGTGTGTTGATCAGATTCTCCCAAAGATTGATGAGTGTGATGACCAGGCTTCAACTGTGCTATCTATGATCAAGAATGGAGCAGCCTTCGGTGGGGCAGTTGCCATCTTTTGTGCTGCTTTTGTGATTTGGAAGAGATGctttccacctccacctcctccaccaccaaGAGGTGTGGTGGTGTTGCTCCATCCAACACCTCACACTACTACACAAAAACATTCAATGACATTTGAAAAACGTCATAAAATGGTTTTCATGACGTTTTTCAAACGTCATGCAGAACGTCGTCTCTACTGGTGCCATCTTATGTGGCATGAATTGATGACAATCcgaaaacgtcatagaaagtatttccatgacggttagaaaacgtcatagaaagttTTGCATGAcggttagaaaacgtcatagaaagttTTGCATGAcggttagaaaacgtcatagaaagtatttccatgacggttagaaaacgtcatagaaagttTTGCATGAcggttagaaaacgtcatagaaagtatTTCCATGACGGTTAtaaaacgtcatagaaagttTTGCATGAcggttagaaaacgtcatagaaagttTTGCATGAcggttagaaaacgtcatagaatGTGTTTCCATGACagttagaaaacgtcatagaaagtatttccatgacggttagaaaacgtcatagaaagttTTGCATGAcggttagaaaacgtcatagaatGTGTTTCCATGACagttagaaaacgtcatagaaagtatttccatgacgattagaaaacgtcatagaaagtatTTCCATGACCTTTTTTAGTTGCCATTGAAAAATATTTTAATGACGTTTTGTGAATGTCATGCTCATATGTTCAATGACATTTACAAAGTGTCATaagacaaataaaattttgaaaaaaaaaattattcagtttatttaatatttaattaGAAACAAATATTATATAAATCCAACATCAAATATATCACACATTGTTATCGAATTCAAAGCACAaaatacttatatatatatatatatatatatatatatatatatatatatagctgctTATACTATTTCAATTCAaagttaaaaacaaaaaaacaaaactagttGCATATACAATTTCAATTGTCAGAGACAATGTACTTAATCGGCCAAGCAACAGTACTTCCAAGTGCATCTTCCATAATCACAAATTCGGGTTGACTTCGATAAAATACAGCACCAGGCATGATAACTTCCTCAATAGAAATTCTATAACAGTCAGGTCCAAGTTTGTAGCCATGCACTTTTGATTCAGGGTGAATATCAGAAATGTGTCCTCTAGCCACTACTTCACTTGTGCCCTCCCAATTTAGCAACTTGCACTTATCGTTAATAGAAAGTTGGGTGCTATCTTGTCCTGACTACAAAATCCAAAATGAGATGTACACAATCCAAAGTTAGCAACAGTTTCAAAACATGTTCCAAAATACAGAAATATTACACAATCCCATAAACATGTTTTGGGGCTGGATACTATGAGGAGAAAGTTTACACAATCTCATAATAGACCAAAGCACATAACACAAAACCTCACAAAGCAAATCAACCTTAGAACATCTAAAGGAGCATATCATATTTCACCAAAGCAGCAGAACACAAAACCTCaccaaagaaaaacacaaattccagtaaatatttcatcaaatGTCATGAAAACATTTTCATGACGTTTTCAAAATGCCATAGCCCTATGTCATTCATGACATTTATCAAACGTCATGAAAACATTTTTCATGACGTTTTACAAACGTCATAAAAATTATGGCGGTTAGAAAACGTCATCAAATAGTAAGACATATAATGACGTTT encodes the following:
- the LOC133745808 gene encoding uncharacterized protein LOC133745808, yielding MEYRAGRHDTKRLAITGGLIGQIQSGQDSTQLSINDKCKLLNWEGTSEVVARGHISDIHPESKVHGYKLGPDCYRISIEEVIMPGAVFYRSQPEFVIMEDALGSTVAWPIKYIVSDN